A stretch of Myxococcus hansupus DNA encodes these proteins:
- a CDS encoding response regulator, protein MAQNILIVDDESSLCWVLGQFFSGAGYRVDSAGALDEALNLITTGRYDLVITDLRLSGTLSEEGLMLADFVRRFAPQTRMMLLTAFATQELTDRAQSLGVDLVLPKPQPLPALAEHVSRLLGAMSLAT, encoded by the coding sequence GTGGCCCAGAACATCCTGATCGTCGACGACGAGTCTTCCCTCTGCTGGGTGTTGGGCCAGTTCTTCTCCGGGGCCGGCTACCGCGTGGACTCCGCCGGAGCGCTGGACGAAGCGCTGAACCTGATTACGACGGGCCGCTACGACCTGGTCATCACCGACCTGCGCCTGAGCGGCACGCTGTCCGAGGAAGGGCTGATGCTGGCGGACTTCGTGCGCCGCTTCGCGCCCCAGACGCGGATGATGCTGCTGACGGCGTTCGCCACCCAGGAGCTCACCGACCGCGCCCAATCCCTGGGGGTGGACCTGGTGCTCCCCAAGCCGCAGCCGCTGCCCGCGCTCGCCGAGCACGTGTCCCGGCTGCTGGGCGCCATGTCCCTGGCCACCTGA
- a CDS encoding sigma-54-dependent transcriptional regulator — MTRTRILLVDDEPGIRLGMRGFLTAHGFDVDEATSLAEAQEAFRTTRPDVAVVDYRLTDGTALELLPRLKEIDGSVPLVVLTGHGSIELAVQAVKEGAEQFLTKPVELAVLKVVLDRLVAQRRERQRLLAERSRTARGTVDPFVGSSAAIRALQAQAERIIESDSPVLITGETGSGKSVLARWLHEGGPRKDAPFVDLNCAALSKDLLDSELFGHEKGAFTGAVAAKQGLLEVADRGTLFLDEIGDMDAAVQPKLLKVLEEKRFRRLGDVRDRRVDVRLIAATHQDLGTAAREKRFRSDLYFRVSTLILHVPPLRERPEDIVGLAHHFLAEMGASRGRGAVGLQPDADAALTRYAWPGNIRELRNVLERAVLLSGGGPLSRGDLRFEATAGEAAADVDEDITLEELERRHIERVLRREHGHVERAAARLGIPRSSLYERLKRLGINRSGFQKPDP, encoded by the coding sequence ATGACGCGCACCCGCATCCTCCTCGTGGACGACGAGCCCGGCATCCGCCTGGGCATGAGGGGCTTCCTCACCGCCCACGGCTTCGACGTGGACGAGGCCACCAGCCTCGCCGAGGCACAGGAGGCGTTCCGCACCACGCGCCCCGACGTCGCCGTGGTGGACTACCGCCTCACCGACGGCACCGCGCTGGAGCTGCTACCGCGCCTGAAGGAAATCGACGGCTCGGTGCCCCTGGTGGTGCTCACCGGGCATGGCTCCATCGAGCTGGCCGTCCAGGCCGTGAAGGAAGGCGCCGAGCAGTTCCTCACCAAGCCGGTGGAGCTGGCCGTCCTCAAGGTCGTCCTGGACCGGCTGGTGGCGCAGCGGCGTGAGCGGCAGCGGTTGCTCGCGGAGCGCTCGCGCACGGCGCGCGGCACGGTGGACCCCTTCGTGGGCAGCAGCGCCGCCATCCGCGCGCTCCAGGCGCAGGCCGAGCGCATCATCGAAAGCGACAGCCCGGTGCTCATCACCGGCGAGACGGGCAGCGGCAAGAGCGTGCTCGCGCGCTGGCTGCACGAAGGCGGGCCACGCAAGGACGCGCCCTTCGTGGACCTCAACTGCGCGGCGCTCTCCAAGGATTTGCTCGACTCGGAGCTGTTCGGCCATGAGAAAGGCGCCTTCACCGGCGCGGTGGCCGCCAAGCAGGGCCTGCTGGAGGTCGCCGACCGGGGCACCCTCTTCCTGGACGAGATTGGCGACATGGACGCCGCCGTCCAACCCAAGCTGCTGAAGGTCTTGGAGGAGAAGCGCTTCCGGCGCCTGGGCGACGTGAGAGATCGGCGCGTGGACGTGCGCCTCATCGCCGCCACGCATCAGGACCTGGGCACGGCCGCCCGCGAGAAGCGCTTCCGCAGCGACCTCTACTTCCGCGTCAGCACCCTCATCCTCCACGTCCCGCCCCTGCGCGAGCGGCCGGAGGACATCGTGGGGCTGGCGCACCACTTCCTCGCGGAGATGGGGGCCTCGCGCGGCCGTGGCGCCGTGGGCCTGCAGCCCGACGCGGACGCGGCCCTCACCCGCTACGCCTGGCCCGGCAACATCCGCGAGCTGCGCAACGTGCTGGAGCGCGCCGTGCTGCTGTCCGGCGGCGGCCCGCTGTCCCGGGGCGACCTGCGCTTCGAGGCCACCGCCGGCGAGGCCGCGGCCGACGTGGACGAGGACATCACGCTCGAGGAGCTGGAGCGCCGCCACATCGAGCGCGTCCTGCGCCGCGAACATGGCCACGTGGAGCGCGCCGCCGCGCGGCTCGGCATCCCCCGCTCGTCGCTCTACGAACGCCTCAAGCGCCTGGGCATCAACCGGTCCGGATTCCAGAAACCGGATCCGTAG
- a CDS encoding PAS domain-containing sensor histidine kinase, with protein sequence MHEFPSRRQLLLAVLVATTLSAAVEGVWSHSGAANTPARILLTAAVGLLISGTLAWLLLRARNRAHQVRDAALRSANEASALREAVMDVTPVGFAFFDRELRYVHVNTALAAMHGLSAEHHLGRHVTEVMPDLGRLIAPRLQLALDTGTSIQDTLLQVETPAAPGESRYWFGSYLRVCGANGEVLGVIAALSELTERMRAEESLQEHEGRLDVLTRSLPDYLWGGKLREGRLRDFYCTPVIERTTGYAASAFVRPAPDGGPPPLWAEMIHPEDRARYRASIESMAPGAEAELEHRLICADGRVRWVRSRAAASALDAQGELHVGCVVTDITDRRLADDLRQRLHDSFRRSAQEWRRTFDAVSSPLMVLGPDGTVQRLNAAAIALFGGVDPSGQPLFTAASAPPWSHALPLVDELRRTHASATRELGDPLSRRTWEVSATWVEEAGGEDSRIILVATEVTRLLELQASLRRNETMAAMGAIVAGVAHEVRNPLFSISAVVDAVEATFGTRAELKPYVDVLRGEVKRLNHLTQELFEYGRPTRGEWVEGPVLPVVADALSACALASERAGVSVDRTLADALPRVRMDARRLFHVFRNVVENAVQHSPAGSTVRVSAEEVEETGRAWVRCTVRDGGPGFRAEDLPHVFEPFFSKRRGGTGLGLSIVQRILEEHQGVIRLGNHPEGGAEVTLLLPAVSSPDATQHVDSLAS encoded by the coding sequence ATGCACGAGTTCCCTTCTCGCCGACAGTTGCTGCTGGCCGTCCTCGTGGCCACCACTCTTTCCGCGGCGGTCGAGGGGGTCTGGAGCCACTCCGGGGCCGCGAACACCCCCGCGCGCATCCTCCTCACCGCGGCCGTGGGGCTGCTCATCAGCGGCACGCTGGCGTGGCTGCTGCTGCGCGCCCGAAACAGGGCGCACCAGGTCCGCGACGCGGCGCTGCGCAGCGCGAATGAGGCGAGCGCCCTGCGCGAAGCGGTGATGGACGTCACGCCCGTGGGCTTCGCCTTCTTCGACCGCGAGCTGAGGTACGTGCATGTCAACACCGCGCTGGCGGCGATGCACGGCCTGTCCGCGGAGCACCACCTGGGCCGGCACGTCACCGAGGTGATGCCCGACCTGGGACGGCTCATCGCGCCGCGGCTCCAGCTCGCGCTCGACACGGGCACCTCCATCCAGGACACGCTCCTCCAGGTGGAGACGCCCGCGGCGCCGGGCGAAAGCCGCTACTGGTTCGGCAGCTACCTGCGCGTGTGCGGCGCGAACGGTGAGGTGCTCGGCGTCATCGCCGCCCTGTCCGAGCTCACCGAGCGCATGCGCGCCGAGGAGAGCCTGCAGGAGCACGAAGGCCGGCTGGACGTGCTCACGCGCTCGCTGCCGGACTACCTCTGGGGCGGCAAGCTCCGCGAGGGACGGCTGCGCGACTTCTACTGCACGCCGGTCATCGAGCGGACCACCGGCTACGCGGCCTCCGCGTTCGTGCGGCCCGCGCCGGATGGTGGGCCGCCGCCGCTGTGGGCGGAGATGATCCACCCCGAGGACCGCGCCCGATACCGCGCCAGCATCGAAAGCATGGCCCCGGGCGCCGAGGCGGAGCTGGAGCACCGGCTCATCTGCGCCGACGGCCGCGTGCGCTGGGTGCGAAGCCGCGCCGCCGCGTCCGCGCTGGACGCCCAGGGCGAGCTGCACGTGGGCTGCGTCGTCACCGACATCACCGACCGGCGCCTCGCCGACGACCTGCGCCAGCGGCTGCACGACAGCTTCCGCCGCTCCGCGCAGGAGTGGCGCCGCACCTTCGACGCCGTGTCCTCGCCGCTGATGGTGCTGGGCCCCGACGGCACCGTCCAACGGCTCAACGCCGCGGCCATCGCGCTCTTTGGCGGCGTGGACCCGTCCGGACAGCCCCTGTTCACCGCGGCCAGCGCCCCGCCCTGGTCCCATGCGCTGCCGTTGGTGGATGAGCTGCGCCGCACCCACGCCAGCGCCACCCGCGAGCTGGGAGACCCGCTGTCGCGCCGCACCTGGGAGGTCTCCGCCACCTGGGTGGAAGAAGCGGGCGGCGAGGACTCCCGCATCATCCTGGTGGCCACCGAGGTGACGCGCCTGCTGGAGCTGCAAGCCAGCCTGCGCCGCAACGAAACAATGGCGGCCATGGGCGCCATCGTCGCCGGCGTGGCCCATGAAGTCCGCAACCCGCTCTTCTCCATCTCCGCCGTGGTGGACGCCGTGGAAGCGACGTTCGGCACCCGCGCGGAGCTCAAGCCCTACGTCGACGTCTTGCGCGGCGAGGTGAAGCGCCTCAACCACCTCACCCAGGAGCTGTTCGAATATGGCCGCCCCACCCGGGGCGAGTGGGTGGAGGGGCCCGTGCTCCCCGTGGTGGCGGATGCGCTCTCCGCGTGCGCCCTGGCCAGCGAGCGCGCGGGCGTGTCGGTGGACCGGACGCTGGCCGACGCGCTGCCTCGGGTGCGCATGGATGCCCGGCGCCTGTTCCACGTCTTCCGCAACGTGGTGGAGAACGCGGTGCAGCACTCCCCCGCTGGGAGCACGGTGCGCGTGTCCGCGGAGGAGGTGGAGGAGACAGGCCGCGCGTGGGTGCGATGCACCGTGCGCGACGGCGGGCCGGGCTTCCGCGCGGAGGACCTGCCCCACGTGTTCGAGCCCTTCTTCAGCAAGCGGCGCGGCGGCACGGGACTGGGACTCTCCATCGTCCAGCGCATCCTGGAGGAGCACCAGGGGGTCATCCGCCTGGGCAATCACCCGGAGGGCGGCGCGGAGGTCACGCTGCTGCTGCCGGCTGTTTCTTCGCCCGACGCAACGCAACACGTAGACTCCCTGGCTTCATGA
- a CDS encoding fatty acid desaturase family protein, whose protein sequence is MTLAVPLLADEASPTSRPTPLPPALAEPEAFAQELQALRQELESSLGEEDLAHARKIERWGRACSVLGYATAWLLPNPLSAMLIAQGNTARWTMMAHHVTHRGYDKVPGIPSHYTGKRFATGWRRFLDWPDWIHPQAWRHEHNVLHHGHTGETADPDLVEMNTEWLRQSRMPLVAKYALVAFFACTWKLTYYAPNTFLEWRRFERKRAGGPDEAGTLPLITAFNPFSPEGRAFWWTCILPYAGLRFALLPALFAPLGPWAVFSVFANSVFAEVLANIQSFILIAPNHAGDDLYRFEGRSRSGAEFSVRQVVGSANYTTGGDVVDFLHGWLNYQIEHHLWPSLPMTRYRQAQPRVKALCEKHGVPYVQENVFRRVKRLVDIMVGRTSMRAWSAPARP, encoded by the coding sequence ATGACCTTGGCAGTTCCCCTGCTCGCCGACGAAGCGTCACCGACCTCGCGTCCCACCCCTCTGCCTCCCGCGCTCGCCGAGCCCGAGGCCTTCGCGCAGGAGCTGCAAGCGCTCCGGCAGGAGCTGGAGTCCTCGCTCGGTGAGGAGGACCTCGCCCACGCACGGAAGATTGAGCGCTGGGGCCGGGCCTGCTCGGTGCTGGGGTACGCCACGGCGTGGCTGCTGCCCAACCCCCTCTCCGCGATGCTCATCGCGCAGGGCAACACGGCGCGCTGGACGATGATGGCCCACCACGTCACCCACCGGGGCTACGACAAGGTGCCGGGCATCCCGTCGCACTACACGGGCAAGCGCTTCGCCACGGGGTGGCGCCGCTTCCTGGACTGGCCGGACTGGATTCATCCCCAGGCGTGGCGGCACGAGCACAACGTGCTGCACCACGGGCACACCGGCGAGACGGCGGACCCGGACCTGGTGGAGATGAACACGGAGTGGCTGCGCCAGTCGCGCATGCCCCTGGTGGCGAAGTACGCGTTGGTGGCGTTCTTCGCGTGCACGTGGAAGCTGACGTACTACGCGCCCAACACGTTCCTGGAGTGGCGTCGCTTCGAGCGCAAGCGCGCGGGCGGGCCGGACGAGGCGGGCACGCTGCCGCTCATCACCGCCTTCAATCCCTTTTCGCCGGAAGGCCGCGCCTTCTGGTGGACGTGCATCCTTCCGTACGCGGGGCTGCGGTTCGCGCTGCTGCCCGCGCTCTTCGCGCCGCTGGGCCCGTGGGCGGTCTTCAGCGTGTTCGCCAACAGCGTGTTCGCCGAGGTGCTCGCGAACATCCAGTCCTTCATCCTCATCGCGCCCAACCACGCGGGGGATGACCTGTACCGCTTCGAGGGCCGCTCACGCAGCGGCGCCGAGTTCTCCGTGCGCCAGGTGGTGGGCTCGGCCAACTACACCACGGGCGGCGACGTGGTGGACTTCCTGCACGGGTGGCTGAACTACCAGATTGAACACCACCTCTGGCCCAGCCTGCCCATGACGCGGTACCGGCAGGCGCAGCCGCGCGTGAAGGCGCTGTGTGAGAAGCACGGCGTGCCCTACGTGCAGGAGAACGTGTTCCGCCGCGTGAAGCGGCTGGTGGACATCATGGTGGGGCGCACGTCGATGCGCGCGTGGTCCGCGCCAGCGCGTCCCTGA
- a CDS encoding phosphoribosyltransferase — MNEPEFQDRYEGGRALAEHLRDYAGRPGVVVLALPRGGVPVAAEVARRLGVPLDVFLVRKLGTPGHEELAMGAIASGGMRVLNREVVDELNIRRDQIEATARREALELQRREQRYREGRPPPDVRGRTVILVDDGLATGTTMRAAVAALRILEPAAIVVAVPVAAADSCTSLALVADRIICVRMPEPFYSVGLWYRDFDQTEDDEVRALLAQAAQAPPSTGAQSSA; from the coding sequence ATGAACGAACCCGAGTTCCAGGACCGCTACGAAGGAGGCCGTGCCCTCGCCGAGCACCTGCGGGACTACGCGGGACGGCCTGGGGTCGTGGTGCTCGCCCTCCCGCGCGGAGGGGTTCCCGTGGCCGCCGAGGTCGCCCGGCGCCTGGGTGTGCCCCTGGACGTGTTCCTCGTGCGCAAGCTGGGCACACCGGGCCATGAGGAGCTGGCCATGGGCGCCATCGCCTCCGGGGGCATGCGCGTGCTCAACCGCGAGGTCGTGGACGAACTGAACATCCGCCGCGACCAGATTGAGGCCACCGCACGGCGCGAAGCGCTGGAGCTCCAACGCCGCGAGCAGCGCTACCGCGAAGGCAGGCCGCCTCCCGACGTGCGCGGCCGCACCGTCATCCTGGTGGACGATGGACTGGCCACGGGAACGACGATGCGCGCGGCGGTGGCGGCGCTGCGAATCCTCGAACCTGCCGCCATTGTCGTCGCGGTGCCCGTGGCCGCGGCGGACTCGTGCACGAGCCTCGCCCTGGTGGCCGACCGGATCATCTGCGTGCGGATGCCGGAGCCGTTCTATTCCGTGGGCCTGTGGTACCGCGACTTCGACCAGACGGAAGACGACGAGGTCCGCGCCCTGCTGGCCCAGGCGGCGCAAGCGCCCCCATCAACCGGGGCCCAATCCTCCGCCTGA
- a CDS encoding SRPBCC family protein, with amino-acid sequence MMKAALWGIGGAGLGLGLMYWADPRSGRWRRSHLQGKAVHAAHEAGGAMGIVARDLSQRSRGLYFEQRRKLRRESVEDFILEERVRSALGRVCSHPSAVRVSARDGLVKLEGVILGDELRRVLPRLAKVHGVLGLDNQLIPHPDGAAHPALQGGLMRSGEARIFLQEHWSPSERLFGALGGLMLTAWGLGRRGFTGTVAALGGALLGARSFTNMGMKQLTGVGAGRRGISLHKDITVNAPVEEVFAFWREMQNFPRFMTHVDEVIPGAQGRSHWKVRGPAGLHFEWDAVVTKFEPNKVLAWKSVEGTAVENLGIIHFEPTASGGTRVDIRMAYNPPAGAIGHAFAKLLGSDPKKQMDDDLLRFKSLLERGRATGRETVTREQLAPRRMERRDTTTH; translated from the coding sequence ATGATGAAAGCTGCCCTATGGGGAATCGGAGGCGCGGGGCTGGGCCTGGGCCTGATGTACTGGGCGGATCCACGCAGTGGCCGCTGGCGCCGGTCCCATCTTCAAGGCAAGGCGGTGCACGCGGCGCATGAGGCGGGGGGCGCGATGGGCATCGTCGCGCGGGACCTCTCGCAGCGCTCTCGCGGCCTCTATTTCGAGCAGCGCCGCAAGCTGAGGCGAGAATCGGTGGAGGACTTCATCCTGGAAGAACGGGTGCGCTCGGCGCTGGGCCGCGTGTGCTCGCATCCCAGCGCGGTGCGCGTCTCCGCCAGAGACGGCCTCGTGAAACTCGAGGGCGTCATCCTTGGCGACGAGCTGCGGCGGGTGCTTCCCCGTCTCGCCAAGGTGCATGGCGTCCTCGGCCTGGACAACCAACTCATTCCCCATCCGGACGGTGCGGCGCACCCCGCGCTTCAGGGAGGCCTCATGCGCTCAGGTGAAGCGCGAATCTTCCTGCAGGAGCATTGGTCTCCGTCGGAGCGTTTGTTCGGCGCGCTCGGCGGGCTCATGTTGACGGCGTGGGGGCTGGGACGCCGGGGCTTCACGGGAACCGTGGCCGCGCTGGGCGGAGCGCTGCTGGGGGCCCGCTCGTTCACGAACATGGGGATGAAGCAGCTCACCGGCGTGGGGGCCGGACGTCGCGGCATCTCCCTGCACAAGGACATCACGGTGAACGCGCCGGTGGAGGAGGTGTTCGCCTTCTGGCGCGAGATGCAGAACTTCCCCCGGTTCATGACGCACGTGGATGAGGTCATCCCGGGCGCGCAGGGGCGCTCGCATTGGAAGGTGCGCGGCCCGGCGGGGCTGCACTTCGAATGGGATGCCGTCGTCACGAAGTTCGAGCCCAACAAGGTGCTGGCGTGGAAGAGCGTGGAGGGCACGGCGGTGGAGAACCTGGGGATCATCCACTTCGAGCCCACGGCCAGCGGCGGGACGCGAGTGGACATCCGCATGGCGTACAACCCACCCGCGGGCGCCATTGGCCATGCGTTCGCGAAGCTCCTGGGCTCGGACCCCAAGAAGCAGATGGACGATGACCTGCTGCGCTTCAAGTCGCTGTTGGAGCGGGGCAGGGCGACCGGTCGCGAGACGGTGACGCGTGAGCAGCTCGCGCCCCGTCGCATGGAGCGGCGCGACACCACGACGCACTGA
- a CDS encoding DUF6232 family protein yields the protein MRPRGQIQRGDDSSHMRGDGVTDAVQREQSPTGAASPADGPLAGEGEVLFERDGMQVTTQRVVMNGKSWGLEHVCGVTVLFQRPTARSMRGVALFAGALMLIDLLVQGPLAAARSNGSVGGVVFSVAALVGYAALAWRVLHAEHVYIWLHTRFSSQMVYRGRSSEMTRALTHSLRTVVRTGPRQGVI from the coding sequence GTGAGGCCTCGTGGACAGATTCAGCGTGGGGACGACAGCTCCCACATGCGAGGTGATGGCGTGACGGATGCCGTTCAGCGCGAACAGTCGCCCACGGGAGCTGCCTCACCCGCGGATGGTCCTCTGGCAGGGGAGGGCGAGGTCCTCTTCGAGCGTGACGGCATGCAGGTCACGACGCAGCGCGTGGTCATGAATGGCAAGAGCTGGGGCCTGGAGCACGTCTGCGGCGTCACGGTGTTGTTCCAGCGGCCCACGGCCCGCTCGATGCGCGGCGTCGCCCTGTTCGCGGGGGCGCTGATGTTGATCGACCTGCTCGTGCAGGGCCCTCTGGCGGCGGCCCGCTCCAACGGGAGCGTGGGCGGCGTGGTGTTCAGCGTGGCGGCGCTCGTGGGCTACGCGGCCCTGGCGTGGCGCGTGCTCCACGCCGAACACGTCTACATCTGGCTGCACACCCGCTTCAGCTCGCAGATGGTGTACCGAGGCCGCTCCTCGGAGATGACGCGCGCGCTGACGCACTCGCTGCGCACGGTCGTGCGGACCGGTCCCCGCCAAGGGGTCATCTGA